The proteins below are encoded in one region of Eulemur rufifrons isolate Redbay chromosome 2, OSU_ERuf_1, whole genome shotgun sequence:
- the GRAMD2A gene encoding LOW QUALITY PROTEIN: GRAM domain-containing protein 2A (The sequence of the model RefSeq protein was modified relative to this genomic sequence to represent the inferred CDS: inserted 1 base in 1 codon; substituted 1 base at 1 genomic stop codon): protein MPGKTASLKSPVSCTEDPDNAQEPSDYSLHWPESLKGEEIKKCSREGTLLNKYNQQYHKLFKDIPLDEVVLKVCSCALQRDLLLQGRLYISPNWLCFHASLFGKDVKVVIPVVSVQMIKKHKMARLLPNGLAITTNTSQKYVFVSLLSRDSVYDMLRRVCTHLQPSSKKSLSVREFPEEAACKSLEVFIPEMKWRKVCPASRSLSLPDNIPCIPQASMDSTDSIFPSRKPPRSEKSRAXASSENGGKYACPKXGCSPVAGDAVCEDDELEEEPKSDREPKLWDYRLFKVFFVLICFLVMSSSYLAFRISQLEQQLCSLNWDGSVPGHR, encoded by the exons ATGCCTGGAAAGACAGCTTCTCTGAAGAGCCCTGTGTCCTGCACAGAGGACCCGGACAATGCTCAGGAGCCCTCGGACTACAG TTTGCACTGGCCAGAAAGCTTGAAGGGCGAAGAGATAAAGAAGTGCAGCCGAGAAGGG ACACTACTGAATAAATACAACCAGCAATACCACAAGCTGTTTAAGGACATCCCTTTGGACGAGGTGGTTCTTAAAG TGTGCTCCTGTGCCCTCCAGAGGGACCTCCTTCTCCAGGGCCGGCTCTACATCTCCCCCAACTGGCTCTGCTTCCATGCCAGCCTCTTTGGCAAGGATGTCAAG GTGGTCATTCCGGTGGTGTCTGTACAAATGATCAAAAAACACAAGATGGCACGGCTCCTTCCCAATGGACTGGCCATCACCACCAACACCAGCCAGAAG TATGTCTTCGTGTCACTGCTCTCCCGGGACAGTGTGTATGACATGCTGAGGAGAGTCTGCACCCACCTCCAG ccttccagcAAAAAGAGTCTGAGTGTAAGAGAATTTCCGGAGGAAGCAGCGTGCAAGTCTCTG GAAGTCTTCATCCCCGAGATGAAGTGGAGAAAAGTGTGCCCTGCCTCCAGGTCCTTGTCCCTCCCAGACAACATCCCTTGTATCCCTCAGGCATCCATGGACTCCACAGACAGTATCTTCCCCTCCAGAAAGCCTCCAAGGTC GGAAAAGTCAAGAGCCTGAGCATCTTCAGAAAATGGGGGGAAGTATGCATGCCCCA CTGGGTGTTCTCCCGTTGCAGGGGATGCTGTCTGTGAGGACGACGAGCTGGAAGAGGAGCCCAAGAGTGACAGGGAGCCGAAGCTCTGGGACTACCGGCTCTTCAAGGTCTTCTTTGTGCT GATCTGCTTCTTGGTCATGTCCTCATCCTATCTGGCGTTCCGCATCTCTCAGCTAGAACAGCAGTTATGCTCCTTGAATTGGGATGGCTCGGTCCCTGGGCACAGGTGA
- the SENP8 gene encoding sentrin-specific protease 8: MDPVVLSYMDSLLRQSDVSLLDPPNWLNDHIIGFAFEYFANSQFRDCSDHVCFISPEVTQFIKCTSNPAEIAMFLEPLDLPHKRVIFLAINDNSNHAAGGTHWSLLVYCQDKNSFCHYDSHSRSNSVHAKQVAEKLEVFLSRKGDKLVFVEEKAPAQQNSYDCGMYVICNTEALCHNFFRQQTESLLQLLTPAYITEKRGEWKDLIDRLAKN; this comes from the coding sequence ATGGACCCTGTAGTCTTGAGTTACATGGACAGTCTACTGCGGCAATCAGATGTCTCACTATTGGATCCACCAAACTGGCTTAATGACCATATTATTGGGTTTGCCTTTGAGTACTTTGCCAACAGTCAATTTCGTGACTGTTCTGACCATGTCTGCTTCATCAGCCCTGAAGTCACCCAGTTCATCAAGTGCACTAGCAACCCAGCAGAGATCGCCATGTTCCTTGAGCCTCTGGACCTCCCCCACAAGAGAGTTATATTTTTAGCCATCAATGATAACTCCAACCATGCAGCTGGGGGAACCCACTGGAGTTTGTTGGTTTATTGCCAAGATAAAAATAGCTTTTGTCATTATGATTCCCATAGTAGGAGCAATTCAGTCCACGCAAAGCAGGTAGCAGAGAAACTGGAGGTTTTCTTAAGCAGAAAAGGGGACAAATTGGTCTTTGTGGAAGAGAAAGCCCCTGCTCAACAAAACAGCTATGACTGTGGGATGTATGTGATATGTAACACTGAGGCCTTGTGTCACAACTTCTTCAGGCAGCAGACAGAATCACTGCTGCAGCTACTTACCCCTGCATACAtcacagagaagagaggagaatggAAAGACCTCATTGACAGACTTGCTAAAAATTAG